ATCCGACACCGGGAACAGCGCGCGCACTGCGGCATCGGCGGCGTCGGCATTGCCCGCCCGTCCGAGCTCGCGGATGCGGAGGGTGGGCTGGTGCAGCAGGCGGCCGGCGAAGTGCCGGAGGGCTGGCTCGAGGAGCTCGGAGGCCGCGGGGTTGCCGCGCAGCCGGGCGAGCTCGTCCGCGAGGACGGCGTGCACGTGTTCGTGCAGCGCCCGCACCGTCGGGACGGTGTCGCGCTCGGCCTGCGCCGCCGCGAACTCCTGGGCCGCATCGCTCGCGATCTTGCGCGCCTCGGCCTCGGCGCTGAGCTCTTCGACCCCGGCGTGGCGGGCGACGATGTCCAGATCCAGCAGCTCGATGCCCGAGATGTGCGCGGCGTCGGGTGCGATGTTGCGGGGCATGCCGAGGTCGATGAAGAGTCGCGGCCGCGGCGGAGTGGTGACGCTGAACGGGGTGGCGCTGCCCCCGGGGGCTCGGCCGATGAGGGCGGTGCAGTAGGGGCGGGCCGTGGGCGTCACCGTGCGCTCGATGAGGGGGACGTCGATTAGCGGATCCTGCGCGGTGCTGCACGCGATGACGATATCGGCGGCCGCGAGCTCCGACTCCAGATCCTCAGGGGAGATGGCCCGCACGCCGCGCGCCGCGGCGAAGGTCTCGGCCCGGCCGGAGGGGGAGTGGACGGCGATGTGGGCCGCCCCGCGATCGCGCAGGGCGGCGAGCGTGGCGGCGGCGTACGCCCCGGTGCCGATGAGCAGGATCCGGGTGCCGCCCCAGTCGCCCACGCGGCTCTCGGCCAGGAACAGGGCGAGGCGCACGAGGGAACGCCCGCGAGTCTGCACGCGGGTGCGGCGCTTGACGTCCTTCGATACACCTGCCGCGCGCTGGAACAGCTGCTCGAGGGTCGGTGTCGTCGCCCCGGCGCGCCGGGCATTGCTGAGTGCGCGACGCACCTGGCCCGAGATCTCACCCTCGCCGACCACCATGGACTCGAGCCCGCTGGTGACGGAGAAGAGGTGATGGGCGACGTCTATTCCGCGGAGCATCCTCGCCGCTGAAGCGAGCTCTGCGACAGAAATGCCGGAGAGCGCGGCGACCTCATGCAGCGCCCGCTCGGGGGCGCCGGGTGCCTGGTCGAAGTAGGCCTCGAAACGGTTGCAGGTCGCGAGTACGACTGCCCCTCCGGGGGCGTCGGCGTGCACCGTGCCGAGCGCGCTCGTGAGCGCGACAGTGTGGCGCTCGATGCGTTCGAGCAGCGCGAAGTTGGCGCTGTGGTGGTCGAACGACAGGCACGAGAGCCCGAGTTCTGACGCGGGGTTCGCTCCTGAGAGATCCATGTGTGCGGTGGAAAAGTTCATCAGATGAATAAGCTAGCATTCATCTGATGAATGAGCTAAACGACTCCCACCCGCTCGTCAGCGGCCACACTTCCGGCGCTCCGCTTGTGCGGGCGATCCACGGTGAGCGCGCATCGCGCACCCCCGTCTGGTTCATGAGGCAGGCGGGCCGATCGCTGCCCGAGTACCGCGCGCTCCGCAGCGGCCGGGACATGATCGAGTGCTGCCTCACCCCCGATCTTGCCGCCGAGATTACCCTGCAGCCGGTGCGTCGCCACGGCGTCGACGCCGCGGTCTTCTTCAGCGACATCATCATTCCGCTGTCGCTCGCCGGGGTTGACGTCCGGCTCGAGCCGGGCCGCGGCCCCGTCTTTGCCGAGCCGGTCCGCACCGCGGCGGACGTCGCGAAGCTGCGCCGCGAGCACCCCGCCGATCGCCTGAGAGGCGCCCTCGACCCGATTCGGAAGGCAGTGGAGCTGACCGTCGCCGAGCTGGACGAGACGCCGCTGATCGGGTTTGCCGGGGCGCCGTTCACCCTGGCGGCGTACCTCGTGGAGGGCGGGCCGTCGAAGGACCAGCTGCGCGCCCGCACCCTCATGCACAGCGACCCCGAGACCTGGGCGGCGCTGCTCGATTGGGCCGCCGAACTGAGTGGCACGTTCCTCGAGGCCCAGGTGCGGGCCGGGGCGAGCGCCGTCCAACTCTTCGACTCGTGGGCGGGCGGGCTCTCGGTCGCAGACTACGAGGCCCACGTCGCCGCGGCGTCGCGGAAGACGCTGGCCCCCGTCCGGGCGATCTCGTACCGCGACCCGCAGGCCGAGGGGTATGCGGCGGCTCCGCTGCCGATCCCGACCATCCACTTTGCGGTGGGCTCCGGACATCTGCTTCCCTCGCTTGCGGAGGCTGGTGGTCAGGCCATCGGCGTGGACTGGCGGACGCCGCTGGACGAAGCCAACGACGCGCTCGGCGGCCGATTCCCGCTCCAGGGCAACATCGACCCCGCGTACCTGGCTGCTCCCGAGGCGGTGCTCGACGCCCACGTCGACGACGTGCTCGCCCGCGGGGCCGCCGCCCCCGCGCACATCGTGAACCTCGGCCACGGTGTGCCGCCCGAGACCGACCCCGATCGACTCGCGCGGATCGTCGAACGAGTGCACGGTGTGCGCTAGCGACCTGCGCACCGAGGCGAATGCTGACCTCGACACCGAGGTCGTTGTCATCGGCGCCGGCATCGCCGGACTCGTAGCTGCGTGGGACATCGCGCGCCTGGGATATCGGGTGCGCGTTCTCGAGCGATCTGACTGGGTGGGGGGACGCATGCATGCGATCTCACTCGCGGGGCTGCCCATTGAGCTCGGAGCAGAATCGTTCGCGACCCGTGGGGGAGCAGTCGCTGCGCTGCTGGGCGAGCTTGGCCTTGCCGCCTCCATCGTGACGCCGAGACGGCGCCCCGCGTGGACAGTGGCGAGCGGAGCGAGCTATCGCATGCCAGCGGCAGGCGCACTCGGGATCCCTGTGCACCCGTTCGCCGCGGACACCAGAAGGGTGCTCGGGCTGCGCGGGGCATGGGGCCTCGCGCTCGAGCCGTGGCGGCCCCGTTCCTTACTCCCCGCCACGGCGTCCTTGGCCGAGATTGCTCGCGAGCGCCTCGGCCAGGATGTGCTCGAAAAGCTCATCGCACCCGTGACTGAGGGGGTGCACTCGGCTTCGCCGGACGCCCTGAGGCTGGACGCTCACCCCGAGCTTGAACGGGAGTACGCGCGTACGGGCTCGCTGCTGCGCTCCGCTCGATTAGCTCGTGCGTCGCGGAGCGCAGCCGGCGGCGCAGTGCAGAGCCTCGCGGGCGGCATGAGCGTCTTGATTGCACGCCTCGTGCGAGAGCTTCGCGCCGAAGGCGCGGCCGTTCACACGGGGGTGCGAGACCTGTCGCTCGACCGCGACGGGAAGGGCTGGGCGGTGCGTTGGGCCGGAGGCGAGTGCTCTGCCCAGTCGGTCGTGCTGGCGGTCCCGCCGAGCGTCAGCGAGCAGTTGCTCGCGAATTCGGACACGAATGCGGAGCACCCTTCGGCGCAGGCGACCCCGTGCCAGTCGAACGCGGTCGGAACCGCCGTGGAAACCGTGGTCGTTGTTGTCACGGAACCTCGACTCTTGTCCGCCCCGCGCGGCACCGGCGCGCTCATTCGTGCTGGGCACCCCCGCATCCGAGCGAAGGCGCTCACCCATATGAATGCCAAGTGGGCATGGCTCGACCAAGCCGTGGAGCCCGGAACGCACGTGCTTCGCCTCTCGTACGGTTCGCGAGGTGGCACACCGGCGACCGAGGCGCTGAGCGGCGCCGAGGCTGCGGAGCTTGCGCTGAGTGACGCCTCGGAGGTGTTTGGGATTCGGCTCGATCCTGACAACGTGCAGGCGCACGCCCGCGCGCGCTGGGTGATCCCGCCGCGGTCGTCGGCGTCGGCACCCGCGCCCGGCGTCGTCGTCACCGGCGAGGCCTACGCGGGAACCGGGCTCGCAAGTGTGGTGCCGCACGCGAGAGCTGCGGCCCGCACCGTGATCTCGGCCCTGAGTAAGAGTCACCGACGTGAGCCGCCGACCTGATCGACGAACGAGATCCGCCCGAGCGAACCACACCGACCGCAATTTTGTCGCTTTGAGCAGCACTTTCCAGCGCAGCCCCTGAAAGGAATCATCACCATGAACACTCACCACTCGGTCGAAGCCGCAGAGCCGGCCGCCGCCGGCTTCACCCTCTGGGCGGTGTTCCGCCGCGCCCCTGGACGGACAGAAACGCCTGCAGCACCGATGGCATCGGCGATCGACGAGCTCGGGTGTGCGTCCGATCGGGTCGCTGCCAGCGGCGTCACTATCCGCGGCTGGTACGACGTTTCTGGGCTGCGCGCCGACGCCGACCTGATGGTGTGGCTGCACGGCGATACCGCCGAGGTGCTGCAGGCGGCGCTTCGCGAGCTGCGCCGCACCGAGCTCCTCGCTCCGCTTTTGCCGACCTGGAACGCGCTGGGGGTGCACCGCGACGCCGAGTTCAACCGGGCGCACGTGCCCGGTTTCCTGCGCGGGGTCGAGCCGCGCGACTGGCTGGTGCTGTACCCATTCGTGCGCGACACCGAGTGGTACCTGTTGCCCGAAGCCGAACGCGGCCGCATGCTCGCCGAACACGGCCAGTTGGGCGCCCAGTTCCGCGGCGTCGTCGCGAACACGGTCGCGTCTTTCGCGCTCGGCGACTACGAGTGGCTGTTGCCCCTCGAGGCGGACGAGCTCACCGAGCTGGTCGACCTGATGCGTGCCCTCCGCGCCACCGACGCGCGGCGCCACATGCGGGAAGAGACCCCCTTCTATACCGGGCGTCGCATCTCGGTCGCGCAGGTCGCCCAGGTGCTGCGATGAGCCGCGCCCAGTTCGCGACCGAGCCCGCCGAGTACGACGCACTCGTGCTCTTCGGCTTCGGCGGGCCCGAGGGGCAGGACGATGTCATTCCGTATCTGCGCAACGTGACGCGGGGCCGCGGGATCCCGGACGAACGCCTCGAGGAAGTCGCGCACCACTACCGTCACTTTGGTGGGATCAGCCCGATCAACGAGCAGAATCGCGAGCTGCGGGCCGCGCTCGAGGCCGAGCTGCGCGCGCGCGGGAGCGACCTCCCGGTGCTGTGGGGAAACCGCAACTGGGACCCGTACTTCCCTGACGTCCTGCGCACGGCTTCCGAGAACGGCCACCGGCGCGTGCTCGTGCTGCCGACAAGCGCGTTCGCCTCGTACTCGGGGTGCAAGCAGTACCAGGAGAACATCGATTCGGCGCTCGCTCAGCTGGGGCACACCATCGTAGCCGACAAGGTGCGACCGTACTTCGACCACCCCGGCTTCCTGGACCCCTGGATTTCCGCCACCCGCCGCGCGATCGACGAGCTGTGCGCGCGCACGCCAGGCCTCGATCCGCAGCGCGACGTGCGCGTGCTCTTCGCCACGCACTCGGTGCCGAGCTCGTACTCGGGGGAGTTTGGCCCCGACCTCGCTGCCCTTGACGGGCGCGGCGCCTACGAGGCGCAGCACCTCGCCGCGAGCGCGGACATCGCCGAGGCGGCGTGCCCCGGGGTGACCTGGGACCTCGTGTACCAGTCGCGTAGCGGACCGCCCAGCCAGCCGTGGCTCGAGCCCGACATTAACGACGCGATCGAGGAGCTGCCAGCACAGGGCGTCAAGGCCGTCGTGATCGTGCCCGTCGGCTTCGTCAGCGACCACATGGAGGTGCTCTGGGATCTCGACACCGAGGCGCTGGACACCTGCGCGCGCCTCGGCCTCGCGGCCATCCGGGTGCCGACACCAGGGGTCGACCCGACGTACGTGCGCGGGCTCATCGACCTCATGTTCGAGCGCCGGGACGGGGTGCCGGTCGCTGACCGTCCGTCACGTACGACGCTCGGGCCCTGGTTCGACGTCTGCGGCGAGGGCTGCTGCGACACCCCGGAGCGGATGGCGCAGGTGCAGGCTCGCGACGGCCGCGCGGTGGCGACCGCGCAGCCCACTGAGGCGCATTCGTGAACGAGATCACGGTCACCCGAGACCCGCTCGCGGCCCGCGAGGGACTCATCAGGATCGGCACCCGCGGCAGCCTGCTCGCGGTCACCCAGACCACGGGCGTCGCCCGGCTGATCGCCCAGGCAACGGGGGTGGAGGTCGCGCTCGTCATCATCACCACGCAGGGCGACACCTCGCCCGCGCCGCTTGCGCAGCTCGGGGGAACCGGCGTGTTCGTGAGCGCGCTGCGCGACGCCCTGATCGCGGGCAGGTGCGACCTTGCGGTGCACTCGCTCAAGGATCTGCCCACGGGGGACTGCCCCGGCATCATTCTCGGCGCAATCCCGCCCAGGGTCGACCCGCGCGACGCCTTCTGCGGCCGCGACGGACTCGCCCTCGGCGAGCTCCCGCCCGGCGCGCGCGTCGGCACGGGATCCCCGCGTCGGGGTGCACAGCTCAAGCGCTCGCGCCCCGACCTCGAGGTGTGCGATCTTCGCGGCAACGTCGACTCCCGCCTCGCGCGGGTGGGCGCGGATCTCGACGGGGTGGTGTTGGCCGCCGCCGGGCTGACCCGCATCGGGCGTGACGCCGCGATCACCGAGTACTTCCCGCTTGCGAGTACGCCGACCGCTCCGGGGCAGGGCGCGCTCGCGATCGAGGCACGCTCGGAAGACGCGTTCGTCGGGCTGATCGGGCAGGGGCTCCGCGCCCTCGACGACCCGGAAGCGCGCGCTTGCGCGCTCGCCGAGCGCTCGATGCTTGCCGAGCTTGAGGCGGGTTGCCAGGCGCCGGTGGCCGCCTGGGCGCGCCTGGCCGACGGCCGACTCACACTCTTGGGGGCGGTCTACCGACCCGACGGGAGCGAGAGCCGCGAGGCACAGCAAGCGATCTCCTGGCCCGGTTCCGCACAGGATCCGGATGATCACGCGGACTCGACCCCGAGCTCGCGCCCTGGCCCCTTGCCTGACGCTGACGCCGACGCCGCGGCCACGGGGCTCGGCATCGCGATCGCCCGCGAGCTGCTCGCACACGGCGCGGCCGAACTGGCCCCGCTGACCCTGCTCACCGGAGCCAGGCTGCGCGCACACGCGGGCGCCCCACTCGCACACCCCACGAAGGACCAACGATGATCCCGTTCCTCCCCTCCCCGCCGCTGCCGCTTCGCGGCCTGCGCATCCTCATCCCGCGCGGGGGTGACCTGGGCGAGGCGCTCCGCGAGAAGGTCGCCGAGCGCGGGGGCATCCCCACCGTGGCGCCGCTGCTCGAGACCGTCGCGCCCAGCGACGCCGCCGCGTTCGACGCCGCCGTCGCACGATGGAACGCGGGTGCGTACGACTGGATGGTGGTGACGAGCGCGACCACGGCGTCGGTGTTGCAGCGCGCGGGCGCGCGGGCGCAGCCGGGCGCGAAGACCGCGGTCGTCGGCCCGGTCACGGCCGCGGCGATGCAGCTGGTCGGGTTCCGGATCCACGTGATTCCCGGCCGCGACTTCTCGGGCGATGGGCTCGCCGTCTCACTCCTCGCCGCGATCTCGAGTGGCGACCGGCCGGCGCGGATCCTGTTGCCCGTCTCGGAGCTCGCCGACACCCGGCTCGAGCGGGCGCTCCGCGCCGCCGGCCACGAGGTGGATCGCGTCGGCGCCTATTCGACCGCGCAGGCCCCTGAGGTCCCGGGGCTCCGCGAGCGCATCGCGGGTGGCGGCATCGATGTCGTTCTCGTGACGAGCGGGTCCGCCGCACGCGCGGTCTCCGCGAGACTGACGCCGCTCCCGAGCACCACTCGGCTCGCAGCCATCGGCCGGCCCACCGCCGCCGCCCTCCTGGCGGAGGGACTGCGGGCCGACGTGGTCGCCGAGCTGTCCACCACGGACGGGCTCCTCGACGCGGTGTCCTCGGAGTTCCTCGCCGGGCACGAGGCGGCCGCCTCCCACGCGGAAGGTCCCGCGATTCTCGACCCCTCACCGTTATCAGGAGAGTCCTCATGAACCCCACAGACCAGGCGACCCCGATGGCTCAGTCGATTCGGCCCCGGCGGCTCCGGCGCACCCCGGCGCTTCGCCGGCTTGTTGCCGAGACGCGGCTGCACCCGGCGGAGCTGATCCTGCCCGTCTTCGTGCGTGAGGGCATCGACGTGCCGCGACCCATCTCGGCCATGCCCGGGGTCGTGCAGCACACGATCGACTCGCTGCGAGCGATCAGTGCGCAGGCCGCCGAGGCTGGGCTCGGCGGCATCATGCTGTTCGGCGTGCCCGCGGCGCGCGACGCCACCGGGAGCGCGGCGGACGCGCCCGACGGGATCCTGAACCGAGCGCTCGCCGCGGTGAGCGCCGAGGTGGGCGACGCCCTGGTCGTCCAGGCCGACCTGTGCCTGGATGAGTTCACCGACCACGGCCACTGCGGCGTGCTCGACGAGCGCGGCGAGGTCGACAACGACGCGACGCTCGAACGATACGCATCCATCGCTGTCGCGCAGGCGCGGGCCGGGGCCGAGGTGCTCGGTCTCTCGGGCATGATGGACGGCCAAGTGCGCCGCGTGCGCGAGGCGCTCGACGGCGCCGGCCACGCCGACACCGCGATCCTGGCGTACGCCGCGAAGTACGCCTCGGCGTTCTACGGTCCGTTCCGCGAGGCGGTCGACTCGCAGCTGGCGGGCAATCGTCGGGGCTACCAGCAGGATCCCGCCAACCGCCGCGAGGGCCTGCGCGAGGCGCAGCTCGACATTTCCGAGGGGGCCGACATCGTGATGGTGAAGCCCGCGCAGAGTTACCTCGACGTGCTCGCCGACGTGGCCGCCATGAGCCCGGTACCCGTCTGGGCGTACCAGGTCTCGGGCGAGGCCGCGATGATCGAGGCCGCCGCCGCGAACGGCTGGATCGACCGCCGGGCGGCGATCGAGGAGTCACTGATCTGCATCCGCCGGGCGGGGGCGGACGCCGTCCTGAGCTACTTCGCGCTCGAGATCGCGGGGTGGCAGCGATGAGCGGGGCGGAGCAGTCCTCCCCGGTCAGCGCGGGTCTCGCTGAGCGGGCGCGACGCGTGATCGTCGGCGGGGTGAACTCCCCGGTGCGCGACTTCGGCGCGGTCGGGGGCACTCCGCGCTACCTGGTCAGTGGCTCGGGCGCGTGGGTCACCGACGCCGACGGGCGCGAGTACGTCGACCTCGTCGCGGCCTGGGGGCCGGCGCTGCTGGGGCATGCGGACCCCACGGTCATCGAGGCGGTGCAGCAGGCGGCGGCGCGCGGCCTGGGCTTTGGCACCTCCCACCCGAGCGAGGCCGAGCTCGCCGAGGAGATCACGGCGCGCGTGCCGCACATCGAGCGCGTGCGGCTGGTGTCGACGGGCACCGAGGCCACGATGACCGCGATTCGCCTCGCGCGCGCGGCGACGGGCCGCTCGCTCATCGTGAAGTTCGCCGGCCACTACCACGGCCACTCCGACGGGCTGCTGGCGGCCGCGGGGTCGGGGATTGCGACCTTCGGGCTGCCGGGATCCGCGGGCGTGACCCCCGAGACCGCTAGCCAGACGCTCGTACTCCCGTACAACGACCCGGCGGCGGTCGAGGCGGCGTTCGCCCAGCACGGTGACCGGATCGCCGCGATCATCACCGAGGCGGCGGCCTGCAATATGGGGGTTGTGCCGCCGGATCCCGGCTTCACCGCGGCGATCACCGCCATCGCCCACAGCCACGGGGCACTCATCATCAGCGACGAGGTGCTGACCGGGTTCCGCGCGGGCCCAGCCGGATATTGGGGCCTCGAACAGGCCCCCACTCCCGATCTGGTGACGTTCGGCAAGGTCGTGGGCGGCGGGCTCCCACTCGCCGCGGTCGGCGGCCGGGCGAACATCATGGAGCTGCTCGCCCCGCTCGGCCCCGTCTATCAGGGCGGGACGCTGTCGGGAAACCCCGTGGCGGTCGCCGCGGGGCTCGCGACCCTGCGCGGGGCGGACGACGACGCGTATGCGCGGCTCGGCACGGCGGCGGAGCGCACGATCGCGCTCGTGACGGACGCCCTGAGTGCGGCCGGCGTCGCCCACCGAATCCAGCGCGCGGGGACGCTGTTCAGCGTGTTCTTCGCTCCGGGGCCGATTCGCACCTACGACGAGGCCCGCGCGCAGCACTCTGGGCGCTATCGCGCGTTCTTTCACGCGATGCTCGACGGTGGGGTGCACCTGCCGCCGAGCCCGTACGAGGCCTGGTTCGTTACGGCGGCGCACGATGACCGCGCAATCGAGCGCATTGCCCAGGCGCTGCCTGCCGCGGCGCGGGCCGCAGCTGAACTCCCAGAGGCGCTTCCCGCGGAGGACTGATGCTGCGCGCGCCCTGATGTGCCCGCCCGGCCCTGACCTCTGAGCCCAGCCCCCATCCCGCGATCGAGTGGCGGCTCGCGAGAGTAAGCTACGCGGGTGACCCCGTCTGCCGCGCCCGTGTTCCACATCCGCCCCATCGACCCGGCCGAGTACGCGCGCGAGACCGATCTGGTCCGCGCGGCCTACGCGGCGGGTCCCTACCGGGACGAGCTGGCGCACGACGAGGTGTGGGCCGCCACGGAGCAGGACAGCGCGGGCCGGGACGCCGCGGGCCGGATCCTCGTCGCCGTCGCCGGGGACAGGCTGGTCGGCGCGGTGACCGTGCTGCGCGGCGGATCGGCCTACGCGAAGCTCGCGGGCGACGGCGAGGCCGAACTCCGGCTCCTCTCGGTGGCGCCCGAGTCCCAGGGAGCGGGCCTCGGCGCGGCCCTCACCCGCGCCGGCATGGAGCTTGCACTCAGCTGGGGGTCGACCGTGGTGCGGCTCGACACCGGCGTGAAGAACCCCGCAGCGTCGCTCTATGAGCGGCTCGGCTTCGAGCGCACGCCCGAGTTGGACGCGCGGCTCGACGAGATGTCTTATGGGTCCTCGCTCAGCTACGTCTACCCGCTGCAGGGGCGCGCTGACGTGTGCGTGCGTGAGATCCGGGCCGAGGAGATCTCAGCGGTCAGCGAGCTCGTGCTGGCCGCCTACCGCGACGACTATGACGGGCTGCCGGATGGCTACCTCGCGGAGATCGCGAACGTGGCCGAGCGCGTCGCCCAGCATCAGGTCTGGGTGGCGGCGGAGCGCGCCACCGGCGTGCTGCTTGGCACGGTCACGACTCCCCGGCCGGGCGAGACGCTGAGCGAGGTCGCGCGGCCGGGGGAGATGGACCTGCGCCTGCTGGGGGTCGCCGGCCGTGCGCGCGGCCGCGGGATCGGCTCGCTCCTCATGCGCCACGGGCTCCGGCTCGCCAGGATCCGGGGCAACTCCCGCGTCGTACTGAACACGAGCACCGACATGGTGGCGGCCTACGAGCTCTACGAACGGATGGGGTTCGCCCGGATGCCGGAGCGCGAGTTCGACATCGAACGCCCGGACGGCACGACCCTGCGACTGCTCGCGTACGGGATCGACGCTTCGGCCGGCTAAACGAACAGAGCGGCCCCGGGACGAATCCCGGGGCCGCTCTGTGTGCGTGGTGACTACGCGGCGCGGGCCGCGAGCGCCTCGACTGCCGCCTCAAAGAAGCGCAGTCCGTCGAGGCCCGAGCGCATGGCCTCGGGCGTGTTCGGGCCGAAGCCCGGCTCGACGGCGTGCTCGGGGTGGGGCATCAGACCGACGACGTTGCCGCGCTCGTTTGTGAGCCCCGCAATGTCGTTCAGTGAGCCATTCGGGTTGACGCCCGCGTAGCGGAACGCGACGAGGCCTTCGCCCTCGAGCCGCTTGAGCGTCTCGTCGTTCGCGACATAGCCGCCGTCGCCGTTCTTGAGTGGGATGACGATCTCTTCGTTCTTCGCGAACTTGTGCGTCCACGCGGTGTCCGCGTTCTCGACGATGAGCTTCTGATCGCGGCGAATGAACTGCTGGTTCGCGTTGCGGATCAGGCCGCCGGGAAGCAGCTTCGCCTCGACGAGCACCTGGAAACCATTGCAGATGCCGAGGATAGGCATGCCCGAGTTCGCGGCGTCGATGACCTCGGCCATGATGGGCGAGACCGCGGCGATTGCCCCGGGGCGCAGGTAGTCGCCGTAGCTGAATCCGCCGGGCAGGACGATCGCCTCGACGCCCTGCAGGTCGTGGTCGGCGTGCCAGAGCGCGACGGGCTCGGCGCCCGCGAGCCGGATCGCGCGCTGCGCGTCACGGTCGTCGAGCGAACCGGGGAAGGTGACGACGCCAATCTTCATTACGCGCCCGCTTCCTCGGGGAAGTGGATCGCGACGACGTCCTCGATCACCTGGTTTGAGAGCACCTGTTCGGCAACCTCGCGGGCGGCGGCACGCACCTCGTCGGTGATGGGTCCGTCGACGGTCAGCTCGAAGCGCTTTCCGACGCGCACGCCGTGGAACTGGCCCTTCCCGAGCCGATCAAGCGCACCTGAGGTGGCCTTGCCCTGCGGGTCGAGCAGCTCGGCCTTGGGCATGACTTCAACAACAATCGTGGGCACCGGTGGCCTCCGTATTTCGCGGGCTTCGGGCTAAATCAGCCGGGAGAGCGCGCGACGCGCTTCCGGGACCAGTCTACAAGGCGTTTTCGCCGTCGATTTCCCGTACCCGCACCCGGTTTCGCCAGGGGTCGAGCACGGTGAGCTCCGCGCCGTCGAACTCGCGCGCGATCCCGGCGGCCGCGAGGCGTGCGTCGAGCGCCGCGAGCGCCTCGCTGGATCCGCCGGGGGTGCCGTCGCCCGGCAGCTCGATGCGGACCTCGCCGAGGCCCAGCGCGGGCGTGCGGTCGGTGGCGCCCTTCGATTCCCATGTGTTCATGCCGAGGTGATGGTGGTACCCGCCGGCCGAGACGAACAGCGCCTGGGAGCCGTACACGTTGGTGACGTCAAAGCCCAGGGTGTCGACGTAGAACGCCTTCGCGGTGGGAATGTCGCCGACCTTGAGATGCACGTGGCCCACTGTCGCGGGGGTGTCCGCCACGGCGGCCGCGCCCTGCTCGGTCAGGTGCTGCTGCAGGTAGCGATTTGGGTCGAGGAACGCCGAGCCCATCTGCACCCCGCCGCCCGTCGGCAGCTCCCGCCACTGGGCACGCGGGCGATCGACGTACAGCTCGACACCGTTGCCCTCGGGGTCGCCGAAGTAAAACGCCTCGGACACGAGGTGGTCGCTCGACCCCTGGAACTTGCCGGGGGAGTGCCGGGCCGCGGCGT
This genomic stretch from Leucobacter sp. CX169 harbors:
- the purQ gene encoding phosphoribosylformylglycinamidine synthase subunit PurQ, whose amino-acid sequence is MKIGVVTFPGSLDDRDAQRAIRLAGAEPVALWHADHDLQGVEAIVLPGGFSYGDYLRPGAIAAVSPIMAEVIDAANSGMPILGICNGFQVLVEAKLLPGGLIRNANQQFIRRDQKLIVENADTAWTHKFAKNEEIVIPLKNGDGGYVANDETLKRLEGEGLVAFRYAGVNPNGSLNDIAGLTNERGNVVGLMPHPEHAVEPGFGPNTPEAMRSGLDGLRFFEAAVEALAARAA
- the hemB gene encoding porphobilinogen synthase — translated: MNPTDQATPMAQSIRPRRLRRTPALRRLVAETRLHPAELILPVFVREGIDVPRPISAMPGVVQHTIDSLRAISAQAAEAGLGGIMLFGVPAARDATGSAADAPDGILNRALAAVSAEVGDALVVQADLCLDEFTDHGHCGVLDERGEVDNDATLERYASIAVAQARAGAEVLGLSGMMDGQVRRVREALDGAGHADTAILAYAAKYASAFYGPFREAVDSQLAGNRRGYQQDPANRREGLREAQLDISEGADIVMVKPAQSYLDVLADVAAMSPVPVWAYQVSGEAAMIEAAAANGWIDRRAAIEESLICIRRAGADAVLSYFALEIAGWQR
- a CDS encoding GNAT family N-acetyltransferase, whose amino-acid sequence is MTPSAAPVFHIRPIDPAEYARETDLVRAAYAAGPYRDELAHDEVWAATEQDSAGRDAAGRILVAVAGDRLVGAVTVLRGGSAYAKLAGDGEAELRLLSVAPESQGAGLGAALTRAGMELALSWGSTVVRLDTGVKNPAASLYERLGFERTPELDARLDEMSYGSSLSYVYPLQGRADVCVREIRAEEISAVSELVLAAYRDDYDGLPDGYLAEIANVAERVAQHQVWVAAERATGVLLGTVTTPRPGETLSEVARPGEMDLRLLGVAGRARGRGIGSLLMRHGLRLARIRGNSRVVLNTSTDMVAAYELYERMGFARMPEREFDIERPDGTTLRLLAYGIDASAG
- a CDS encoding glutamate-1-semialdehyde 2,1-aminomutase, which gives rise to MSGAEQSSPVSAGLAERARRVIVGGVNSPVRDFGAVGGTPRYLVSGSGAWVTDADGREYVDLVAAWGPALLGHADPTVIEAVQQAAARGLGFGTSHPSEAELAEEITARVPHIERVRLVSTGTEATMTAIRLARAATGRSLIVKFAGHYHGHSDGLLAAAGSGIATFGLPGSAGVTPETASQTLVLPYNDPAAVEAAFAQHGDRIAAIITEAAACNMGVVPPDPGFTAAITAIAHSHGALIISDEVLTGFRAGPAGYWGLEQAPTPDLVTFGKVVGGGLPLAAVGGRANIMELLAPLGPVYQGGTLSGNPVAVAAGLATLRGADDDAYARLGTAAERTIALVTDALSAAGVAHRIQRAGTLFSVFFAPGPIRTYDEARAQHSGRYRAFFHAMLDGGVHLPPSPYEAWFVTAAHDDRAIERIAQALPAAARAAAELPEALPAED
- a CDS encoding VOC family protein → MGAVTLTVRDLDTMIDFYHRGLGMQVLRHEKGTAALGRQGVATILLDQDGSLAMAPAGAAGLYHTAFLFPTAAELASVVYAAARHSPGKFQGSSDHLVSEAFYFGDPEGNGVELYVDRPRAQWRELPTGGGVQMGSAFLDPNRYLQQHLTEQGAAAVADTPATVGHVHLKVGDIPTAKAFYVDTLGFDVTNVYGSQALFVSAGGYHHHLGMNTWESKGATDRTPALGLGEVRIELPGDGTPGGSSEALAALDARLAAAGIAREFDGAELTVLDPWRNRVRVREIDGENAL
- the purS gene encoding phosphoribosylformylglycinamidine synthase subunit PurS produces the protein MPTIVVEVMPKAELLDPQGKATSGALDRLGKGQFHGVRVGKRFELTVDGPITDEVRAAAREVAEQVLSNQVIEDVVAIHFPEEAGA